In one window of Epinephelus fuscoguttatus linkage group LG20, E.fuscoguttatus.final_Chr_v1 DNA:
- the mrtfab gene encoding myocardin related transcription factor Ab isoform X3: MATLHPQRREEPSPGSMEVTGTPGLAPSPQSESVTNELQELSLQPAPAPRPLQERKNVLQLKLQQRRTREELVSQGIMPPLKSPAAFHEQRKSLERARTEDYLKRKIRSRPERSELVRMHILEETSAEPSLQAKQLQLKRARLADDLNDKISHRPGPIELVHKNILSVDCPVHSPLDSPKGESSSLDEDSSDALSPDQLTNHDSPLSAVPQLSPSDMVTQNGDVSPSQFITQSPPPPPPPPPPPPPQVNGSNSSPFPKVTNGTTLTLTNSRPSAGHVKSQAKASSDRPPQRPKKPKDSKPKVKKLKYHQYIPPDQKADKERPPQMDSSYAKLLHQQQLFLQLQILNQQQQHYNYHTILPAPPKPPTEQPPTTNSGPSPSRSVPTTTTPTPSNQSGTARQSQTAVGGAKPGTLPANLDEFKVAELKQELKLRGLTVSGTKNDLIERLRNYQEQNGGTTAVVKNSISQPSQQGTTSSAGTVTSSPTATTTTTPDHQPGEAGFKLDLSSLAQVIPGRVMRFGSTSSSPPVSPTPSERSLAGMSPDETSCNGDMFGEMVSSPLTQLTLHPSPQHPPNVSPLSKVKEEIQSSCSLSRPSPASCPAPEPLSGTAMDTSCYDKDQMLQEKDKQIEELTRMLRQKQRLVETLRSQLEQGKMTGVGGVVSEKEGGEKSKTSPEVKLQTLIKASAIQPPTLPNGIVVRVKKEVESEEGMEGVTEAKKAAQPMQCSQETLLRLQQIHRLQIQQAEQQKQTLQPKQQQSQVQLQRVTEAMSSPQKLQQQKKEAQILLHQQQQLQQLIIQQTQQKQLQAQQKLAQQKLAQQKLSQQKLVQQNQLKQTQGQVQQNQQKNQVQLKQVQVQVQKPALNLTQQRKQQRALQRQQQKQQTAAVTTQQVTPVFINQQNGTQIHTQAISLDLLKANGTPTLVTDSNGNHYLIALTSQTTEGQNGVSSLAKPNGRITLQRLQSTPSKLPSTDSQSKEPPEAEPNKKGQKAGLHLDTNGAPQPNLSVTAPPNLQPFFDDMSDSESQSNLISSLKREEVCPPYDRHTLFTPPSPKPNTSLPTQRSKQENGVNSQQMDDLFDILLKSGEIPGFKANPDPSLAPLHSDPPSPSSPPSPLHLSPPTPTEPLISPQPPAGEPCTGSGRLEDFLESTTGAPLLGVEPDGGLTLIDDLHSQMLSTPSILDHPPSPMDTSDLGFSPHSTGLDFGDPTLDSMDWLDISMVGSGGGGSGGSGGGRGGEGGAGDRDGGTSLAPLVPHTPPSVFSTDFLDSTDLQLHWESCL; the protein is encoded by the exons TTCTCCAGCTCAAACTCCAGCAGAGACGCACACGAGAGGAACTGGTCAGCCAAGGGATCATGCCAC CACTGAAGAGTCCGGCAGCCTTTCATGAACAGCGGAAAAGTCTGGAGCGAGCAAGG ACCGAGGATTATCTGAAGAGGAAGATCCGGAGTCGTCCTGAGCGCTCTGAGCTGGTCAGGATGCACATTCTGGAAG AGACGTCGGCAGAGCCGTCCCTGCAGGCCAagcagctgcagctgaagcGAGCACGACTGGCTGACGACCTCAACGACAAGATCTCCCACAGACCAGGTCCCATCGAGCTGGTTCACAAGAACATCCTGTCTGTCGACTGCCCCGTGCACTCACCACTGG ATTCTCCAAAGGGAGAGAGCTCGTCTTTGGATGAAGACAGCAGTGACGCTCTGTCACCAGACCAGCTAACCAACCACGACTCTCCCCTGAGTGCCGTCCCTCAGCTGTCCCCCTCGGACATGGTTACCCAGAACGGGGATGTGTCACCATCACAG TTTATTACACagtcccctcctcctccaccacctccaccaccacctcctcctccccaggtgaatgggtcaaactcCTCCCCATTCCCGAAAGTGACAAATGGGACAACGCTGACCTTAACAAACTCCCGCCCTTCTGCTGGACATGTGAAG TCTCAGGCTAAGGCGAGTTCGGACCGTCCTCCACAGAGACCTAAGAAACCAAAGGACAGCAAACCCAAG GTGAAGAAGCTGAAGTACCACCAGTACATCCCTCCAGACCAGAAGGCAGACAAAGAGCGTCCACCCCAGATGGACTCGTCCTATGCGAAGCtcctccaccagcagcagctcttCCTGCAGCTGCAGATTCTCAACCAGCAACAGCAGCACTACAACTACCACACCATACTGCCCGCCCCACCCAA GCCTCCAACAGAGCAGCCTCCCACAACCAACTCTGGCCCTTCCCCCTCCCGCAGTGTTCCCACGACGACCACCCCAACCCCCTCCAATCAGAGCGGGACTGCCCGTCAGAGCCAAACTGCAGTGGGAGGAGCCAAACCAGGCACTCTGCCAGCCAACCTGGATGAGTTCAAA GTCGCTGAGTTGAAACAGGAACTGAAATTACGTGGTTTGACTGTCTCAGGCACAAAGAACGATCTCATCGAGAGGCTCCGCAACTATCAGGAGCAAAATGGTGGCACCACAGCGGTTGTGAAAAACAGCATATCGCAACCCAGCCAACAGGGCACGACCTCATCCGCTGGCACCGTCACATCCTCTCCAAccgcaacaacaacaacaacccccGACCACCAACCAGGAGAGGCGGGCTTTAAGTTAGATTTGTCATCGTTGGCTCAGGTGATTCCAGGGCGGGTCATGCGGTTTGGCAGCACCAGCTCCAGCCCTCCGGTGTCTCCTACTCCATCTGAGAGGTCACTGGCCGGAATGAGTCCAGATGAGACGAGCTGTAATGGAGACATGTTTGGAGAGATG GTAAGCTCTCCACTGACCCAGCTCACCCTTCACCCATCTCCTCAGCACCCACCAAATGTCTCTCCGCTCTCCAAGGTCAAAGAGGAGATCCAGAGCTCCTGCAGCCTCTCCAGGCCTTCACCTGCCTCATGTCCGGCTCCAGAACCCCTGTCTGGAACAGCCATGGACACTTCCTGTTATGACAAGGACCAGATGCTCCAGGAGAAGGACAAGCAGATCGAGGAGTTGACCAGGATGCTGAGACAGAAGCAGAGGCTGGTGGAGACGCTCAGGTCCCAGCTGGAGCAGGGTAAGATGACAGGAGTAGGTGGGGTAGTGTCGGAGAAGGAAGGAGGTGAAAAGAGCAAAACATCCCCAGAGGTTAAACTTCAAACTCTGATAAAAGCCTCAGCCATCCAGCCCCCCACTCTCCCCAACGGCATCGTGGTGAGGGTGAAGAAGGAGGTGGAGTCTGAGGAAGGGATGGAGGGGGTGACGGAGGCGAAGAAAGCGGCCCAGCCGATGCAGTGCTCTCAGGAGACTCTGCTCCGGCTGCAGCAGATTCATCGGCTGCAGATCCAGCAAGCTGAACAGCAGAAACAGACGCTGCAgcccaaacagcagcagagtcagGTGCAGCTGCAGAGAGTAACAGAGGCGATGTCGAGCCCTCAgaagctacagcagcagaagaaagaAGCCCAGATCCTgctccatcagcagcagcaactgCAGCAGCTCATCATACAGCAAACCCAACAGAAACAGCTCCAGGCGCAGCAGAAGTTAGCACAGCAGAAACTGGCCCAGCAGAAACTCAGCCAACAGAAGCTGGTGCAGCAGAACCAGCTCAAACAAACTCAAGGTCAAGTTCAGCAGAACCAGCAGAAGAACCAGGTTCAGCTGAAGCAGGTTCAGGTGCAGGTCCAGAAGCCTGCGCTGAACCTAACccagcagaggaagcagcagagggctctgcagaggcagcagcagaaacagcagaCGGCAGCTGTCACCACTCAACAG GTGACCCCAGTCTTTATCAACCAACAGAACGGCACTCAGATCCACACTCAGGCCATTTCATTAGACCTCCTCAAGGCGAATGGCACGCCGACACTGGTCACCGACAGCAACGGCAACCACTACCTGATCGCACTAACCAGTCAAACCACAGAGGGACAGAACGGAGTGTCCTCATTGGCCAAACCCAATGGACGCATCACACTGCAG AGGTTGCAGTCGACTCCAAGTAAACTCCCCAGCactgacagccaatcaaaaGAGCCGCCAGAGGCTGAGCCAAACAAAAAG GGACAGAAAGCGGGGCTGCACCTGGACACCAATGGCGCGCCACAGCCCAACCTGTCAGTCACCGCTCCACCCAACCTGCAGCCTTTCTTCGACGACATGTCAGACAGCGAGAGCCAAAGCAACTTAATCTCATCTCTTAAG AGAGAGGAGGTGTGTCCGCCTTACGACCGGCACACACTGTTCACCCCTCCCTCTCCCAAACCCAACACCTCCCTTCCTACTCAGCGCTCCAAA CAGGAGAATGGCGTCAACAGTCAGCAGATGGACGACCTGTTTGACATCCTGCTCAAGAGTGGAG AAATCCCCGGCTTCAAAGCTAACCCGGACCCTTCACTCGCCCCTCTCCACTCTGACCCGCCTTCCCCATCTTCTCCCCCATCTCCTCTCCACCTCTCCCCTCCTACCCCCACAGAGCCCCTCATCTCCCCTCAGCCTCCTGCAGGAGAGCCCTGCACAGGCAGCGGACGCCTGGAAGACTTCCTGGAAAGCACCACAGGCGCCCCGCTGCTGGGCGTGGAGCCCGACGGCGGCCTGACGCTGATCGACGACCTTCACAGCCAAATGCTGAGCACTCCCAGCATCCTGGACCACCCTCCCTCCCCCATGGACACATCTGACTTGGGCTTCTCCCCCCACTCCACAGGGCTGGACTTTGGCGACCCCACCCTGGACAGCATGGACTGGCTGGATATCTCCATGGTGGGGAGCGGCGGCGGAGGCAGCGGGGGCAGCGGAGGGggtagaggaggagaagggggagCCGGGGACAGAGACGGTGGGACGAGCCTGGCCCCGCTTGTGCCGCACACTCCGCCGAGTGTCTTCTCAACCGATTTTCTGGACAGCACGGACCTGCAGCTGCACTGGGAGTCATGTCTGTAG
- the mrtfab gene encoding myocardin related transcription factor Ab isoform X7, with protein MVQRDMTITSVLQLKLQQRRTREELVSQGIMPPLKSPAAFHEQRKSLERARTEDYLKRKIRSRPERSELVRMHILEETSAEPSLQAKQLQLKRARLADDLNDKISHRPGPIELVHKNILSVDCPVHSPLDSPKGESSSLDEDSSDALSPDQLTNHDSPLSAVPQLSPSDMVTQNGDVSPSQFITQSPPPPPPPPPPPPPQVNGSNSSPFPKVTNGTTLTLTNSRPSAGHVKQSQAKASSDRPPQRPKKPKDSKPKVKKLKYHQYIPPDQKADKERPPQMDSSYAKLLHQQQLFLQLQILNQQQQHYNYHTILPAPPKPPTEQPPTTNSGPSPSRSVPTTTTPTPSNQSGTARQSQTAVGGAKPGTLPANLDEFKVAELKQELKLRGLTVSGTKNDLIERLRNYQEQNGGTTAVVKNSISQPSQQGTTSSAGTVTSSPTATTTTTPDHQPGEAGFKLDLSSLAQVIPGRVMRFGSTSSSPPVSPTPSERSLAGMSPDETSCNGDMFGEMVSSPLTQLTLHPSPQHPPNVSPLSKVKEEIQSSCSLSRPSPASCPAPEPLSGTAMDTSCYDKDQMLQEKDKQIEELTRMLRQKQRLVETLRSQLEQGKMTGVGGVVSEKEGGEKSKTSPEVKLQTLIKASAIQPPTLPNGIVVRVKKEVESEEGMEGVTEAKKAAQPMQCSQETLLRLQQIHRLQIQQAEQQKQTLQPKQQQSQVQLQRVTEAMSSPQKLQQQKKEAQILLHQQQQLQQLIIQQTQQKQLQAQQKLAQQKLAQQKLSQQKLVQQNQLKQTQGQVQQNQQKNQVQLKQVQVQVQKPALNLTQQRKQQRALQRQQQKQQTAAVTTQQVTPVFINQQNGTQIHTQAISLDLLKANGTPTLVTDSNGNHYLIALTSQTTEGQNGVSSLAKPNGRITLQRLQSTPSKLPSTDSQSKEPPEAEPNKKGQKAGLHLDTNGAPQPNLSVTAPPNLQPFFDDMSDSESQSNLISSLKREEVCPPYDRHTLFTPPSPKPNTSLPTQRSKQENGVNSQQMDDLFDILLKSGEIPGFKANPDPSLAPLHSDPPSPSSPPSPLHLSPPTPTEPLISPQPPAGEPCTGSGRLEDFLESTTGAPLLGVEPDGGLTLIDDLHSQMLSTPSILDHPPSPMDTSDLGFSPHSTGLDFGDPTLDSMDWLDISMVGSGGGGSGGSGGGRGGEGGAGDRDGGTSLAPLVPHTPPSVFSTDFLDSTDLQLHWESCL; from the exons TTCTCCAGCTCAAACTCCAGCAGAGACGCACACGAGAGGAACTGGTCAGCCAAGGGATCATGCCAC CACTGAAGAGTCCGGCAGCCTTTCATGAACAGCGGAAAAGTCTGGAGCGAGCAAGG ACCGAGGATTATCTGAAGAGGAAGATCCGGAGTCGTCCTGAGCGCTCTGAGCTGGTCAGGATGCACATTCTGGAAG AGACGTCGGCAGAGCCGTCCCTGCAGGCCAagcagctgcagctgaagcGAGCACGACTGGCTGACGACCTCAACGACAAGATCTCCCACAGACCAGGTCCCATCGAGCTGGTTCACAAGAACATCCTGTCTGTCGACTGCCCCGTGCACTCACCACTGG ATTCTCCAAAGGGAGAGAGCTCGTCTTTGGATGAAGACAGCAGTGACGCTCTGTCACCAGACCAGCTAACCAACCACGACTCTCCCCTGAGTGCCGTCCCTCAGCTGTCCCCCTCGGACATGGTTACCCAGAACGGGGATGTGTCACCATCACAG TTTATTACACagtcccctcctcctccaccacctccaccaccacctcctcctccccaggtgaatgggtcaaactcCTCCCCATTCCCGAAAGTGACAAATGGGACAACGCTGACCTTAACAAACTCCCGCCCTTCTGCTGGACATGTGAAG CAGTCTCAGGCTAAGGCGAGTTCGGACCGTCCTCCACAGAGACCTAAGAAACCAAAGGACAGCAAACCCAAG GTGAAGAAGCTGAAGTACCACCAGTACATCCCTCCAGACCAGAAGGCAGACAAAGAGCGTCCACCCCAGATGGACTCGTCCTATGCGAAGCtcctccaccagcagcagctcttCCTGCAGCTGCAGATTCTCAACCAGCAACAGCAGCACTACAACTACCACACCATACTGCCCGCCCCACCCAA GCCTCCAACAGAGCAGCCTCCCACAACCAACTCTGGCCCTTCCCCCTCCCGCAGTGTTCCCACGACGACCACCCCAACCCCCTCCAATCAGAGCGGGACTGCCCGTCAGAGCCAAACTGCAGTGGGAGGAGCCAAACCAGGCACTCTGCCAGCCAACCTGGATGAGTTCAAA GTCGCTGAGTTGAAACAGGAACTGAAATTACGTGGTTTGACTGTCTCAGGCACAAAGAACGATCTCATCGAGAGGCTCCGCAACTATCAGGAGCAAAATGGTGGCACCACAGCGGTTGTGAAAAACAGCATATCGCAACCCAGCCAACAGGGCACGACCTCATCCGCTGGCACCGTCACATCCTCTCCAAccgcaacaacaacaacaacccccGACCACCAACCAGGAGAGGCGGGCTTTAAGTTAGATTTGTCATCGTTGGCTCAGGTGATTCCAGGGCGGGTCATGCGGTTTGGCAGCACCAGCTCCAGCCCTCCGGTGTCTCCTACTCCATCTGAGAGGTCACTGGCCGGAATGAGTCCAGATGAGACGAGCTGTAATGGAGACATGTTTGGAGAGATG GTAAGCTCTCCACTGACCCAGCTCACCCTTCACCCATCTCCTCAGCACCCACCAAATGTCTCTCCGCTCTCCAAGGTCAAAGAGGAGATCCAGAGCTCCTGCAGCCTCTCCAGGCCTTCACCTGCCTCATGTCCGGCTCCAGAACCCCTGTCTGGAACAGCCATGGACACTTCCTGTTATGACAAGGACCAGATGCTCCAGGAGAAGGACAAGCAGATCGAGGAGTTGACCAGGATGCTGAGACAGAAGCAGAGGCTGGTGGAGACGCTCAGGTCCCAGCTGGAGCAGGGTAAGATGACAGGAGTAGGTGGGGTAGTGTCGGAGAAGGAAGGAGGTGAAAAGAGCAAAACATCCCCAGAGGTTAAACTTCAAACTCTGATAAAAGCCTCAGCCATCCAGCCCCCCACTCTCCCCAACGGCATCGTGGTGAGGGTGAAGAAGGAGGTGGAGTCTGAGGAAGGGATGGAGGGGGTGACGGAGGCGAAGAAAGCGGCCCAGCCGATGCAGTGCTCTCAGGAGACTCTGCTCCGGCTGCAGCAGATTCATCGGCTGCAGATCCAGCAAGCTGAACAGCAGAAACAGACGCTGCAgcccaaacagcagcagagtcagGTGCAGCTGCAGAGAGTAACAGAGGCGATGTCGAGCCCTCAgaagctacagcagcagaagaaagaAGCCCAGATCCTgctccatcagcagcagcaactgCAGCAGCTCATCATACAGCAAACCCAACAGAAACAGCTCCAGGCGCAGCAGAAGTTAGCACAGCAGAAACTGGCCCAGCAGAAACTCAGCCAACAGAAGCTGGTGCAGCAGAACCAGCTCAAACAAACTCAAGGTCAAGTTCAGCAGAACCAGCAGAAGAACCAGGTTCAGCTGAAGCAGGTTCAGGTGCAGGTCCAGAAGCCTGCGCTGAACCTAACccagcagaggaagcagcagagggctctgcagaggcagcagcagaaacagcagaCGGCAGCTGTCACCACTCAACAG GTGACCCCAGTCTTTATCAACCAACAGAACGGCACTCAGATCCACACTCAGGCCATTTCATTAGACCTCCTCAAGGCGAATGGCACGCCGACACTGGTCACCGACAGCAACGGCAACCACTACCTGATCGCACTAACCAGTCAAACCACAGAGGGACAGAACGGAGTGTCCTCATTGGCCAAACCCAATGGACGCATCACACTGCAG AGGTTGCAGTCGACTCCAAGTAAACTCCCCAGCactgacagccaatcaaaaGAGCCGCCAGAGGCTGAGCCAAACAAAAAG GGACAGAAAGCGGGGCTGCACCTGGACACCAATGGCGCGCCACAGCCCAACCTGTCAGTCACCGCTCCACCCAACCTGCAGCCTTTCTTCGACGACATGTCAGACAGCGAGAGCCAAAGCAACTTAATCTCATCTCTTAAG AGAGAGGAGGTGTGTCCGCCTTACGACCGGCACACACTGTTCACCCCTCCCTCTCCCAAACCCAACACCTCCCTTCCTACTCAGCGCTCCAAA CAGGAGAATGGCGTCAACAGTCAGCAGATGGACGACCTGTTTGACATCCTGCTCAAGAGTGGAG AAATCCCCGGCTTCAAAGCTAACCCGGACCCTTCACTCGCCCCTCTCCACTCTGACCCGCCTTCCCCATCTTCTCCCCCATCTCCTCTCCACCTCTCCCCTCCTACCCCCACAGAGCCCCTCATCTCCCCTCAGCCTCCTGCAGGAGAGCCCTGCACAGGCAGCGGACGCCTGGAAGACTTCCTGGAAAGCACCACAGGCGCCCCGCTGCTGGGCGTGGAGCCCGACGGCGGCCTGACGCTGATCGACGACCTTCACAGCCAAATGCTGAGCACTCCCAGCATCCTGGACCACCCTCCCTCCCCCATGGACACATCTGACTTGGGCTTCTCCCCCCACTCCACAGGGCTGGACTTTGGCGACCCCACCCTGGACAGCATGGACTGGCTGGATATCTCCATGGTGGGGAGCGGCGGCGGAGGCAGCGGGGGCAGCGGAGGGggtagaggaggagaagggggagCCGGGGACAGAGACGGTGGGACGAGCCTGGCCCCGCTTGTGCCGCACACTCCGCCGAGTGTCTTCTCAACCGATTTTCTGGACAGCACGGACCTGCAGCTGCACTGGGAGTCATGTCTGTAG
- the mrtfab gene encoding myocardin related transcription factor Ab isoform X8: MIMLDTNHCLSFEPSPPGSPPMGDDMEKTGLTMDHDRLVYHSLKEVLQLKLQQRRTREELVSQGIMPPLKSPAAFHEQRKSLERARTEDYLKRKIRSRPERSELVRMHILEETSAEPSLQAKQLQLKRARLADDLNDKISHRPGPIELVHKNILSVDCPVHSPLDSPKGESSSLDEDSSDALSPDQLTNHDSPLSAVPQLSPSDMVTQNGDVSPSQFITQSPPPPPPPPPPPPPQVNGSNSSPFPKVTNGTTLTLTNSRPSAGHVKQSQAKASSDRPPQRPKKPKDSKPKVKKLKYHQYIPPDQKADKERPPQMDSSYAKLLHQQQLFLQLQILNQQQQHYNYHTILPAPPKPPTEQPPTTNSGPSPSRSVPTTTTPTPSNQSGTARQSQTAVGGAKPGTLPANLDEFKVAELKQELKLRGLTVSGTKNDLIERLRNYQEQNGGTTAVVKNSISQPSQQGTTSSAGTVTSSPTATTTTTPDHQPGEAGFKLDLSSLAQVIPGRVMRFGSTSSSPPVSPTPSERSLAGMSPDETSCNGDMFGEMVSSPLTQLTLHPSPQHPPNVSPLSKVKEEIQSSCSLSRPSPASCPAPEPLSGTAMDTSCYDKDQMLQEKDKQIEELTRMLRQKQRLVETLRSQLEQGKMTGVGGVVSEKEGGEKSKTSPEVKLQTLIKASAIQPPTLPNGIVVRVKKEVESEEGMEGVTEAKKAAQPMQCSQETLLRLQQIHRLQIQQAEQQKQTLQPKQQQSQVQLQRVTEAMSSPQKLQQQKKEAQILLHQQQQLQQLIIQQTQQKQLQAQQKLAQQKLAQQKLSQQKLVQQNQLKQTQGQVQQNQQKNQVQLKQVQVQVQKPALNLTQQRKQQRALQRQQQKQQTAAVTTQQVTPVFINQQNGTQIHTQAISLDLLKANGTPTLVTDSNGNHYLIALTSQTTEGQNGVSSLAKPNGRITLQRLQSTPSKLPSTDSQSKEPPEAEPNKKGQKAGLHLDTNGAPQPNLSVTAPPNLQPFFDDMSDSESQSNLISSLKREEVCPPYDRHTLFTPPSPKPNTSLPTQRSKENGVNSQQMDDLFDILLKSGEIPGFKANPDPSLAPLHSDPPSPSSPPSPLHLSPPTPTEPLISPQPPAGEPCTGSGRLEDFLESTTGAPLLGVEPDGGLTLIDDLHSQMLSTPSILDHPPSPMDTSDLGFSPHSTGLDFGDPTLDSMDWLDISMVGSGGGGSGGSGGGRGGEGGAGDRDGGTSLAPLVPHTPPSVFSTDFLDSTDLQLHWESCL, encoded by the exons TTCTCCAGCTCAAACTCCAGCAGAGACGCACACGAGAGGAACTGGTCAGCCAAGGGATCATGCCAC CACTGAAGAGTCCGGCAGCCTTTCATGAACAGCGGAAAAGTCTGGAGCGAGCAAGG ACCGAGGATTATCTGAAGAGGAAGATCCGGAGTCGTCCTGAGCGCTCTGAGCTGGTCAGGATGCACATTCTGGAAG AGACGTCGGCAGAGCCGTCCCTGCAGGCCAagcagctgcagctgaagcGAGCACGACTGGCTGACGACCTCAACGACAAGATCTCCCACAGACCAGGTCCCATCGAGCTGGTTCACAAGAACATCCTGTCTGTCGACTGCCCCGTGCACTCACCACTGG ATTCTCCAAAGGGAGAGAGCTCGTCTTTGGATGAAGACAGCAGTGACGCTCTGTCACCAGACCAGCTAACCAACCACGACTCTCCCCTGAGTGCCGTCCCTCAGCTGTCCCCCTCGGACATGGTTACCCAGAACGGGGATGTGTCACCATCACAG TTTATTACACagtcccctcctcctccaccacctccaccaccacctcctcctccccaggtgaatgggtcaaactcCTCCCCATTCCCGAAAGTGACAAATGGGACAACGCTGACCTTAACAAACTCCCGCCCTTCTGCTGGACATGTGAAG CAGTCTCAGGCTAAGGCGAGTTCGGACCGTCCTCCACAGAGACCTAAGAAACCAAAGGACAGCAAACCCAAG GTGAAGAAGCTGAAGTACCACCAGTACATCCCTCCAGACCAGAAGGCAGACAAAGAGCGTCCACCCCAGATGGACTCGTCCTATGCGAAGCtcctccaccagcagcagctcttCCTGCAGCTGCAGATTCTCAACCAGCAACAGCAGCACTACAACTACCACACCATACTGCCCGCCCCACCCAA GCCTCCAACAGAGCAGCCTCCCACAACCAACTCTGGCCCTTCCCCCTCCCGCAGTGTTCCCACGACGACCACCCCAACCCCCTCCAATCAGAGCGGGACTGCCCGTCAGAGCCAAACTGCAGTGGGAGGAGCCAAACCAGGCACTCTGCCAGCCAACCTGGATGAGTTCAAA GTCGCTGAGTTGAAACAGGAACTGAAATTACGTGGTTTGACTGTCTCAGGCACAAAGAACGATCTCATCGAGAGGCTCCGCAACTATCAGGAGCAAAATGGTGGCACCACAGCGGTTGTGAAAAACAGCATATCGCAACCCAGCCAACAGGGCACGACCTCATCCGCTGGCACCGTCACATCCTCTCCAAccgcaacaacaacaacaacccccGACCACCAACCAGGAGAGGCGGGCTTTAAGTTAGATTTGTCATCGTTGGCTCAGGTGATTCCAGGGCGGGTCATGCGGTTTGGCAGCACCAGCTCCAGCCCTCCGGTGTCTCCTACTCCATCTGAGAGGTCACTGGCCGGAATGAGTCCAGATGAGACGAGCTGTAATGGAGACATGTTTGGAGAGATG GTAAGCTCTCCACTGACCCAGCTCACCCTTCACCCATCTCCTCAGCACCCACCAAATGTCTCTCCGCTCTCCAAGGTCAAAGAGGAGATCCAGAGCTCCTGCAGCCTCTCCAGGCCTTCACCTGCCTCATGTCCGGCTCCAGAACCCCTGTCTGGAACAGCCATGGACACTTCCTGTTATGACAAGGACCAGATGCTCCAGGAGAAGGACAAGCAGATCGAGGAGTTGACCAGGATGCTGAGACAGAAGCAGAGGCTGGTGGAGACGCTCAGGTCCCAGCTGGAGCAGGGTAAGATGACAGGAGTAGGTGGGGTAGTGTCGGAGAAGGAAGGAGGTGAAAAGAGCAAAACATCCCCAGAGGTTAAACTTCAAACTCTGATAAAAGCCTCAGCCATCCAGCCCCCCACTCTCCCCAACGGCATCGTGGTGAGGGTGAAGAAGGAGGTGGAGTCTGAGGAAGGGATGGAGGGGGTGACGGAGGCGAAGAAAGCGGCCCAGCCGATGCAGTGCTCTCAGGAGACTCTGCTCCGGCTGCAGCAGATTCATCGGCTGCAGATCCAGCAAGCTGAACAGCAGAAACAGACGCTGCAgcccaaacagcagcagagtcagGTGCAGCTGCAGAGAGTAACAGAGGCGATGTCGAGCCCTCAgaagctacagcagcagaagaaagaAGCCCAGATCCTgctccatcagcagcagcaactgCAGCAGCTCATCATACAGCAAACCCAACAGAAACAGCTCCAGGCGCAGCAGAAGTTAGCACAGCAGAAACTGGCCCAGCAGAAACTCAGCCAACAGAAGCTGGTGCAGCAGAACCAGCTCAAACAAACTCAAGGTCAAGTTCAGCAGAACCAGCAGAAGAACCAGGTTCAGCTGAAGCAGGTTCAGGTGCAGGTCCAGAAGCCTGCGCTGAACCTAACccagcagaggaagcagcagagggctctgcagaggcagcagcagaaacagcagaCGGCAGCTGTCACCACTCAACAG GTGACCCCAGTCTTTATCAACCAACAGAACGGCACTCAGATCCACACTCAGGCCATTTCATTAGACCTCCTCAAGGCGAATGGCACGCCGACACTGGTCACCGACAGCAACGGCAACCACTACCTGATCGCACTAACCAGTCAAACCACAGAGGGACAGAACGGAGTGTCCTCATTGGCCAAACCCAATGGACGCATCACACTGCAG AGGTTGCAGTCGACTCCAAGTAAACTCCCCAGCactgacagccaatcaaaaGAGCCGCCAGAGGCTGAGCCAAACAAAAAG GGACAGAAAGCGGGGCTGCACCTGGACACCAATGGCGCGCCACAGCCCAACCTGTCAGTCACCGCTCCACCCAACCTGCAGCCTTTCTTCGACGACATGTCAGACAGCGAGAGCCAAAGCAACTTAATCTCATCTCTTAAG AGAGAGGAGGTGTGTCCGCCTTACGACCGGCACACACTGTTCACCCCTCCCTCTCCCAAACCCAACACCTCCCTTCCTACTCAGCGCTCCAAA GAGAATGGCGTCAACAGTCAGCAGATGGACGACCTGTTTGACATCCTGCTCAAGAGTGGAG AAATCCCCGGCTTCAAAGCTAACCCGGACCCTTCACTCGCCCCTCTCCACTCTGACCCGCCTTCCCCATCTTCTCCCCCATCTCCTCTCCACCTCTCCCCTCCTACCCCCACAGAGCCCCTCATCTCCCCTCAGCCTCCTGCAGGAGAGCCCTGCACAGGCAGCGGACGCCTGGAAGACTTCCTGGAAAGCACCACAGGCGCCCCGCTGCTGGGCGTGGAGCCCGACGGCGGCCTGACGCTGATCGACGACCTTCACAGCCAAATGCTGAGCACTCCCAGCATCCTGGACCACCCTCCCTCCCCCATGGACACATCTGACTTGGGCTTCTCCCCCCACTCCACAGGGCTGGACTTTGGCGACCCCACCCTGGACAGCATGGACTGGCTGGATATCTCCATGGTGGGGAGCGGCGGCGGAGGCAGCGGGGGCAGCGGAGGGggtagaggaggagaagggggagCCGGGGACAGAGACGGTGGGACGAGCCTGGCCCCGCTTGTGCCGCACACTCCGCCGAGTGTCTTCTCAACCGATTTTCTGGACAGCACGGACCTGCAGCTGCACTGGGAGTCATGTCTGTAG